A genomic segment from Tissierellales bacterium encodes:
- a CDS encoding NUDIX domain-containing protein yields MNIIKEMYGSDDLNINGRKLKREAVRGVIKKGEKFLLVYSRENKDYKFPGGGIKRGEDHRTALRRELKEEVGAIMTENIDSIGKIIQYNKPIEHDFDVFHMDSYYYSCSVEDELEEQDLDEYEAILGFEPRWVTLKEAIEQNERVLANEYGKIPRWTKRETYMLKWISENME; encoded by the coding sequence TTGAATATAAATGGTAGAAAGCTGAAAAGAGAAGCCGTTAGAGGAGTCATAAAAAAAGGAGAAAAGTTTCTATTGGTTTATTCTAGAGAAAATAAGGATTATAAGTTCCCAGGTGGTGGAATAAAACGAGGAGAAGACCATAGAACTGCACTTAGAAGAGAGCTAAAGGAAGAAGTTGGAGCTATTATGACTGAAAATATAGATAGCATTGGAAAAATTATTCAGTACAATAAGCCTATAGAGCACGATTTTGACGTGTTTCACATGGATTCTTACTATTATAGCTGTAGCGTAGAAGATGAATTGGAAGAGCAAGATTTAGATGAGTATGAGGCTATACTAGGATTTGAACCTAGGTGGGTTACACTTAAAGAAGCTATAGAACAAAATGAAAGAGTTTTGGCAAATGAATACGGGAAAATTCCTAGATGGACAAAGCGAGAGACGTATATGCTCAAATGGATTAGTGAAAATATGGAGTAG